The following coding sequences are from one Paracoccus alcaliphilus window:
- a CDS encoding DUF1800 domain-containing protein: MVAYPELAAIRLGYGLSPLADPPADVAAVLSSVGAAAPDGDALRTQDFIEIISARNEINRRTRDGDQGARQELVDLRRKANDMYFRTMQLRFARAVDEPVGFGERLVQFWSDHFTTRIGESFRRLLTVAHVDEAIRPHLNGHFTDMLFAAETHPAMLTYLDQNSSVGPNSRAARNQPKRNLGLNENLAREMIELHTLGVGGDYSQDDVRELAELLTGLRFNPGQDRIFRPELAEPGAETVLGESYGGDGKADLADIRAVMEDLARHPSTAQHMARKLAAHFVDDDPPQPLVERLAETWTSSNGHLSELYAVLAESSELESHFRKKVRQPFDFIVASMRALGLTGDDVRAFEMKQVRNWLQYPLTRMGQRWGLPTGPDGWPEAAESWASPQGLAARIDWVMRIAPRMVPDLPKPAVFLQAALGSTASEPLQWAVPKAETAREALVIVLASADFNRR, from the coding sequence ATGGTTGCCTATCCTGAACTCGCGGCGATCCGGCTTGGTTACGGCCTGTCGCCGCTGGCCGACCCTCCGGCAGATGTGGCGGCGGTGCTGTCCTCGGTGGGGGCGGCGGCGCCCGATGGCGATGCGCTGCGGACCCAGGATTTCATCGAGATCATCTCGGCCCGGAACGAGATCAACCGGCGCACCCGCGACGGGGATCAGGGCGCGCGGCAGGAACTGGTCGATCTGCGCCGCAAGGCCAACGACATGTATTTCCGCACCATGCAGCTGCGCTTTGCCCGTGCGGTCGATGAACCTGTCGGCTTTGGCGAAAGGCTGGTGCAGTTCTGGTCCGATCATTTCACCACCCGTATCGGCGAATCCTTTCGCCGCCTGCTGACCGTCGCCCATGTCGATGAGGCGATCCGCCCGCATCTGAACGGTCATTTCACCGATATGCTGTTCGCCGCCGAGACCCATCCGGCGATGCTGACCTATCTGGATCAGAACAGCTCGGTCGGGCCGAATTCCCGCGCCGCCCGCAATCAGCCAAAGCGCAATCTGGGCCTGAACGAGAACCTCGCGCGCGAGATGATCGAGCTGCACACGCTGGGGGTCGGCGGCGACTATTCCCAGGACGATGTGCGCGAACTGGCGGAATTGCTGACGGGCTTGCGGTTCAACCCCGGGCAGGACCGCATCTTCCGCCCCGAACTGGCCGAGCCGGGGGCGGAAACCGTGCTGGGCGAAAGCTATGGCGGCGATGGCAAGGCCGATCTGGCCGATATCCGCGCGGTGATGGAGGATCTGGCCCGCCACCCCTCGACCGCGCAGCATATGGCGCGCAAGTTAGCCGCGCATTTCGTCGATGACGACCCGCCGCAGCCATTGGTGGAACGGTTGGCCGAGACATGGACCAGCAGCAACGGCCATCTGTCCGAACTTTACGCAGTGCTGGCCGAATCGTCGGAACTGGAAAGCCATTTTCGCAAGAAGGTCCGCCAGCCGTTCGATTTCATTGTCGCATCGATGCGGGCGCTTGGCCTGACGGGCGATGACGTTCGGGCGTTCGAGATGAAGCAGGTCCGCAACTGGCTGCAATATCCCCTGACCCGGATGGGGCAGCGATGGGGTCTGCCCACCGGGCCCGATGGCTGGCCCGAGGCCGCCGAAAGCTGGGCCAGCCCGCAGGGGCTGGCGGCGCGGATCGACTGGGTGATGCGCATTGCGCCGCGCATGGTGCCGGACCTGCCCAAGCCCGCGGTCTTTCTTCAGGCGGCGCTGGGATCGACGGCGTCCGAGCCGCTGCAATGGGCCGTACCCAAGGCGGAAACCGCCCGCGAGGCGCTGGTGATCGTTCTGGCCTCGGCCGATTTCAACCGGAGGTAA
- the aspS gene encoding aspartate--tRNA ligase, with protein MHAYRSHTCGDLTAANAGETIRLSGWVHRVRDHGGVLFVDLRDHYGMTQVLADSDSPAFAAMEKLRAETVIRIDGRVKPRDAALVNPKLPTGEIEVYATEIEVLGPADELPLPVFGDQDYPEETRLAYRFLDLRRESLHNNIMLRSQVVRSLRNRMWDQGFTEFQTPIITASSPEGARDFLVPSRLHPGKFYALPQAPQQFKQLIMVAGFDKYFQIAPCFRDEDPRADRSPTDFYQLDLEMSFVDQEDVFAAIQPVIQGLFEEFGGGRPVDADWPRIPYAEAMLKYGSDKPDLRNPIEMQVVSDHFRGSGFAIFARLLEQDGTEVRAIPAPGGGSRKFADRMNAFAQQQGLPGMGYIFWRKAEDGSTEAAGPIAKNIGPERTEAIRQQLGLGEGDAAFFLGGKPETFEAVAGRARNEIGRELKLTDENQFKFAWIVDFPMYEKTDDGKIDFSHNPFSMPQGGLQALEADPLAVMGFQYDLACNGYELVSGAIRNHKPEIMFRAFELAGYPASEVEKRFGGMVKAFRYGAPPHGGCAAGIDRIVMLLADEQNIREVIMFPMNQRAEDLMMGAPSEPANEQLRDLRLRVLPKE; from the coding sequence ATGCATGCCTATCGCAGCCATACCTGTGGCGATCTGACCGCCGCGAATGCCGGTGAAACCATCCGTCTGTCGGGCTGGGTCCATCGCGTTCGCGATCACGGAGGCGTGCTGTTCGTCGATCTGCGCGATCATTACGGCATGACGCAGGTGCTGGCCGACAGTGACAGCCCCGCCTTCGCCGCGATGGAGAAGCTGCGGGCTGAAACCGTGATCCGCATCGACGGTCGGGTGAAACCGCGCGATGCGGCGCTGGTCAACCCCAAGCTGCCCACCGGCGAGATCGAGGTCTATGCCACCGAAATCGAGGTGCTTGGCCCCGCGGACGAGCTGCCGCTGCCGGTCTTTGGCGATCAGGATTACCCCGAGGAAACGCGGCTGGCCTATCGCTTTCTCGATCTGCGCCGCGAAAGCCTGCACAACAACATCATGCTGCGGTCGCAGGTGGTGCGCTCCTTACGCAACCGCATGTGGGATCAGGGTTTCACCGAATTCCAGACCCCGATCATCACCGCGTCCAGCCCCGAAGGCGCGCGCGACTTTCTAGTGCCTTCGCGCCTGCATCCGGGCAAGTTCTACGCCCTGCCGCAAGCGCCCCAGCAGTTCAAGCAGCTGATCATGGTCGCGGGCTTCGACAAGTATTTCCAGATCGCACCCTGCTTCCGCGACGAGGATCCGCGCGCCGACCGCAGCCCGACCGATTTCTATCAGCTTGATCTGGAGATGTCCTTTGTCGATCAAGAGGACGTCTTTGCCGCGATCCAGCCGGTCATTCAGGGGCTGTTCGAGGAATTCGGGGGTGGCCGCCCGGTTGATGCCGACTGGCCGCGCATCCCCTATGCCGAGGCAATGCTGAAATACGGCAGCGACAAGCCCGATCTGCGCAACCCGATCGAGATGCAGGTGGTCTCTGACCATTTCCGCGGCTCGGGCTTCGCGATCTTCGCCAGGCTGCTGGAGCAGGACGGCACCGAAGTCCGCGCCATTCCCGCGCCGGGCGGCGGGTCGCGCAAGTTCGCCGACCGCATGAACGCCTTCGCGCAACAGCAGGGTCTGCCCGGCATGGGTTACATCTTCTGGCGCAAGGCCGAGGATGGCAGCACCGAAGCCGCCGGTCCCATCGCCAAGAATATCGGGCCCGAGCGCACCGAGGCGATCCGCCAGCAGCTTGGGCTGGGCGAAGGCGACGCGGCCTTCTTCCTTGGCGGCAAGCCCGAGACCTTCGAGGCTGTGGCGGGACGTGCCCGCAACGAGATCGGCCGCGAGTTGAAGCTGACCGATGAGAACCAGTTCAAATTCGCCTGGATCGTCGATTTTCCGATGTATGAGAAAACCGATGACGGGAAAATCGACTTTAGCCACAACCCCTTCTCGATGCCGCAAGGGGGCCTTCAGGCGCTGGAGGCCGATCCGCTGGCGGTCATGGGCTTTCAGTATGATCTGGCCTGCAACGGCTATGAACTGGTGTCGGGTGCGATCCGCAACCACAAGCCGGAAATCATGTTCCGGGCGTTCGAGTTGGCGGGCTATCCGGCATCCGAGGTCGAAAAGCGTTTCGGCGGCATGGTCAAGGCGTTCCGCTATGGCGCGCCGCCCCACGGTGGTTGTGCGGCGGGGATCGACCGGATCGTGATGCTGCTGGCGGATGAGCAGAACATCCGCGAGGTCATCATGTTCCCGATGAACCAGCGTGCCGAGGATCTGATGATGGGCGCGCCAAGCGAGCCGGCGAACGAACAGCTTCGTGATCTGCGCCTGCGGGTTTTGCCGAAAGAGTGA
- a CDS encoding CPBP family intramembrane glutamic endopeptidase, giving the protein MVTDTTDTIRPRTWLWIEFAALYIGAPLVIAIFLPHGMLFPALAVFSIAGLMLLWRTGGFDWRSLVSGWGRVPWLFALAFTLGVGLIGWAIIAATNPDYLRRLTPERLRFLAMIWVLYPLLSALPQELIFRPLFFHRFGSLFSDVRVAVVMNAAIFSFAHLMYWSAVVATMTFFGGLIFALAYLWRGFASAWLLHALAGNMLFTTGMGYYFWTGNVVRPF; this is encoded by the coding sequence ATGGTTACAGACACGACTGACACGATAAGGCCACGCACCTGGCTTTGGATCGAGTTCGCGGCGCTCTATATCGGGGCGCCGCTGGTGATTGCGATATTCCTGCCGCACGGGATGCTGTTTCCGGCGCTGGCGGTCTTCAGCATCGCCGGGTTGATGCTGTTGTGGCGGACCGGCGGTTTCGACTGGCGGTCGCTGGTCAGCGGGTGGGGCAGGGTGCCGTGGCTGTTCGCGCTGGCCTTCACGCTGGGTGTGGGGCTGATCGGCTGGGCGATCATCGCGGCGACCAATCCCGATTACCTGCGCCGCCTGACGCCCGAGAGGCTGCGCTTTCTGGCCATGATCTGGGTGCTTTACCCGCTGCTGTCGGCGCTGCCGCAGGAACTGATCTTCCGACCGCTGTTCTTCCACCGCTTCGGCAGCCTGTTTTCCGATGTCAGGGTGGCGGTGGTGATGAATGCCGCGATCTTCAGCTTTGCCCATCTGATGTATTGGAGCGCGGTCGTCGCCACCATGACCTTTTTCGGCGGGCTGATCTTTGCCCTGGCCTATCTGTGGCGCGGCTTTGCCTCGGCGTGGTTGCTGCACGCGCTGGCGGGCAACATGCTGTTCACCACCGGCATGGGCTATTATTTCTGGACCGGCAACGTCGTTCGCCCGTTCTGA
- a CDS encoding GH25 family lysozyme codes for MGVLKKLIIAVVLVAMAACARSPGSYGPSPGPGANPMLGDSRPHEWRNGHPYGHQVHGIDVSRWQGDIDWGQVRQAGISFAFIKSTEGGDHSDPNFQRYWREAGQARIPRGAYHYYYFCRTGAEQAAWFIRNVPREVGSLPPVLDLEWTNSRTCPRRPPPHEVKREANVFLDIVGRHYGQRPIIYTTVDFYRDNQLGDMRAEFWLRSVADHPRMTYPGQRWAFWQYTGTGIVPGIQGNTDLNAFAGTATDWQRWLQTRLTR; via the coding sequence ATGGGTGTTCTGAAGAAACTGATAATCGCGGTGGTGCTGGTGGCGATGGCGGCCTGCGCCCGCTCTCCGGGGTCTTATGGGCCCAGCCCCGGGCCGGGGGCGAACCCGATGCTGGGGGATTCGCGGCCGCATGAATGGCGCAACGGGCATCCCTACGGCCATCAGGTCCACGGCATCGACGTGTCGCGCTGGCAGGGCGATATCGACTGGGGGCAGGTCCGGCAGGCGGGCATTTCGTTTGCCTTCATCAAGTCGACCGAAGGCGGCGATCACAGCGATCCGAACTTCCAGCGTTATTGGCGCGAGGCGGGGCAGGCGCGGATTCCGCGCGGCGCCTATCACTATTACTATTTCTGCCGCACCGGGGCCGAGCAGGCGGCATGGTTCATCCGCAATGTCCCGCGCGAGGTCGGCTCGCTGCCGCCGGTGCTGGATCTGGAATGGACCAATTCGCGCACCTGTCCGCGCCGTCCGCCGCCCCATGAGGTCAAGCGCGAGGCGAATGTCTTTCTGGACATCGTCGGCCGCCATTATGGCCAGCGCCCGATCATCTATACCACGGTGGACTTCTACCGCGACAACCAGTTGGGCGATATGCGGGCGGAATTCTGGCTGCGCTCGGTCGCGGATCATCCGCGCATGACCTATCCGGGGCAGCGTTGGGCGTTCTGGCAATATACCGGCACCGGCATCGTTCCGGGCATTCAGGGCAATACCGACCTGAACGCATTCGCCGGCACAGCAACCGATTGGCAGCGATGGTTACAGACACGACTGACACGATAA
- a CDS encoding lipase chaperone → MSHNDNKPERSARRHNPALIAIAVAVVVAILAFVVLIPGAPEEDGIATTAPPEGTTSTEAEGTDASESAPVIPEEVEGTVPDTESEAEPAN, encoded by the coding sequence ATGTCCCATAACGACAACAAACCCGAGCGATCGGCCCGGCGTCACAACCCGGCGCTGATCGCGATCGCCGTCGCCGTGGTGGTGGCGATACTGGCATTCGTGGTGCTTATCCCCGGCGCCCCCGAAGAGGACGGAATCGCCACGACCGCGCCACCCGAAGGCACCACCTCGACCGAGGCCGAGGGCACCGACGCCAGCGAATCGGCCCCGGTCATCCCCGAAGAGGTCGAAGGCACCGTGCCCGACACGGAATCCGAGGCCGAACCGGCGAACTGA
- a CDS encoding FAD-binding oxidoreductase: MSLNPDLENRLRDLLGARLSVTAADRGEHARSESLHSAPPPDAVVWPETADEVAQILAACNETGTPVIPWGTGTSLEGHALAYTGGVTLDLMRMDRIVEVRAGDMQVTVQPGVTREALNTELRATGLFFPVDPGANASLGGMAATRASGTTAVRYGTMRDNVLALEVVLADGRIIRTGTRAAKSSAGYDLTGLFVGAEGTLGVITELTLRLHGQPEEVAAAVCAFDTLDHAVECVTATIQSGIPMARIEFVDAATARAFNLHSGASLPEKPHLMVEFHGSPVSVREDAESFGALAGEFGGQGFDWASSTEDRARLWRMRHGAYHASFVLRPGARGIITDVCVPMSELPAAVTAAAADIEAEGLLGPIVGHVGDGNFHTLLLVDPENADEIARAKQVATRMAERAIAVGGTISGEHGIGVGKRGLMAAQHGAGWQVMGDIKAALDPRNILNPGKLVADRN; the protein is encoded by the coding sequence ATGAGCCTCAATCCCGATCTGGAAAACCGCCTGCGCGACCTGCTGGGTGCGCGGTTGTCGGTAACGGCTGCCGATCGCGGTGAACATGCCCGCTCGGAAAGCCTGCATAGCGCGCCTCCGCCCGATGCCGTCGTCTGGCCGGAAACCGCCGATGAGGTGGCGCAGATCCTGGCCGCCTGCAACGAGACCGGCACGCCGGTGATTCCCTGGGGCACCGGCACCTCGCTGGAAGGTCATGCGCTGGCCTATACCGGCGGGGTGACGCTGGATCTGATGCGGATGGACAGGATCGTCGAGGTCAGGGCGGGCGACATGCAGGTGACCGTCCAGCCGGGCGTGACGCGCGAGGCGCTGAATACCGAACTTCGCGCGACCGGTCTGTTCTTTCCGGTCGATCCCGGCGCCAATGCCAGTCTGGGCGGGATGGCCGCGACCCGGGCCAGCGGCACGACCGCCGTGCGTTACGGCACCATGCGCGACAATGTGCTTGCGCTGGAGGTGGTGCTGGCCGATGGCCGCATCATCCGCACCGGCACGCGGGCGGCGAAATCCAGCGCGGGCTATGACCTGACCGGGCTGTTCGTGGGGGCCGAGGGTACGCTGGGGGTCATCACCGAACTGACGCTGCGCCTGCATGGCCAGCCCGAAGAGGTCGCCGCCGCCGTCTGCGCCTTCGACACGCTGGATCACGCCGTCGAATGCGTCACCGCCACCATCCAGTCGGGCATTCCGATGGCGCGGATCGAATTCGTCGATGCCGCCACGGCGCGGGCCTTCAACCTGCATTCCGGCGCCAGCCTGCCGGAAAAGCCGCATCTGATGGTCGAATTCCACGGCTCGCCCGTATCTGTGCGCGAGGATGCGGAATCCTTTGGCGCGCTGGCCGGGGAATTTGGCGGGCAGGGCTTTGACTGGGCCAGCAGCACCGAGGACCGGGCGCGGCTGTGGCGGATGCGTCATGGCGCCTATCACGCCAGTTTCGTGCTGCGTCCGGGCGCGCGGGGCATCATCACCGATGTCTGCGTGCCGATGTCGGAACTGCCCGCCGCCGTCACCGCGGCCGCCGCCGATATCGAGGCCGAGGGCCTGTTGGGCCCCATCGTCGGCCATGTCGGAGACGGCAATTTCCATACGTTGCTGCTGGTCGATCCCGAAAATGCCGATGAGATCGCGCGCGCCAAGCAGGTCGCCACCCGCATGGCCGAACGCGCCATTGCCGTGGGCGGCACGATTTCGGGCGAACATGGCATCGGCGTCGGCAAGCGGGGCCTGATGGCCGCGCAGCACGGCGCGGGCTGGCAGGTGATGGGCGATATTAAGGCGGCGCTGGACCCGCGCAATATCCTCAATCCGGGCAAGCTGGTGGCGGATCGCAACTGA
- a CDS encoding glycosyltransferase translates to MDHARISRIPRRMGSPEGLNPESPSRADHAYVTLVTNPDYLPGAEALLRSLRLTGTKADMVVMHRGLQPAHLARLRALGGRLIEAGLLPTSEHFDRTHARDALHARAAFTRGGKPDFHTPLDNFIKLRLWQLDYDRCVFIDADAVVLRDVDKLFEMPQFCAAPNVYDGLDGFHRMNSGVFTARPDLRTFRDMLARLDQPGAFWRRTDQTFLQDYFTDWHGLSIHHNMLQYVWLNMPELWSWRDIRILHYQYEKPWQDHDKAHLLRPLIDLWRAIASGQSMPDLATQTRPAA, encoded by the coding sequence ATGGACCACGCCCGAATTTCCCGCATTCCGCGCCGCATGGGATCGCCCGAGGGTCTGAACCCCGAATCCCCCTCGCGGGCGGATCATGCCTATGTGACGCTTGTCACCAACCCCGATTACCTGCCCGGCGCCGAGGCGCTGCTGCGTTCGCTGCGCCTGACCGGGACCAAGGCGGATATGGTGGTGATGCATCGCGGACTGCAACCGGCGCATCTGGCGCGGCTGCGGGCTTTGGGCGGACGGCTGATCGAGGCCGGGCTGCTGCCCACGTCCGAGCATTTCGACCGCACCCATGCCCGCGACGCGCTGCATGCCCGCGCGGCCTTTACCCGTGGCGGCAAGCCCGATTTTCACACCCCGCTGGACAATTTCATCAAGCTGCGGCTGTGGCAGCTTGATTACGACCGCTGCGTGTTCATCGACGCCGATGCGGTGGTGCTGCGCGATGTGGACAAGCTGTTCGAGATGCCGCAATTCTGCGCCGCGCCGAATGTCTATGACGGTCTGGACGGGTTCCACCGGATGAATTCGGGCGTTTTCACCGCGCGGCCCGATCTGCGGACCTTCCGCGACATGCTGGCCCGGCTGGACCAGCCCGGTGCCTTCTGGAGACGCACCGACCAGACCTTCCTTCAGGATTATTTCACCGACTGGCACGGGCTGTCGATCCATCACAACATGCTGCAATATGTCTGGCTGAACATGCCGGAATTGTGGAGTTGGCGGGACATTCGCATCCTGCATTACCAATATGAGAAACCGTGGCAGGACCATGACAAGGCGCATCTGCTGCGCCCGCTGATCGATCTGTGGCGCGCGATCGCCTCGGGCCAGTCGATGCCGGATCTGGCCACCCAGACCCGCCCGGCCGCCTGA
- a CDS encoding NAD-dependent epimerase/dehydratase family protein, whose product MRIVLTGASGIAGSFIARACRAAGHDLTLLGVGDGWRLGQPADLRGHDALIHCAFAHVPGRYRGGEGCDPQGFRRANLDGSIRLFSQAADAGLSRILFLSSRAVHDGHPAGMILPDDLPPAPANLYGEVKALAEAHLAQSPLTTTAIRATGLYGPGKANKWRDLFAAHLAGRQAPSRIATELHVDDLAAAILLLLTHPAPPRTVNASDLLLDHRDLLAMVSELTGCRTPLPAPADSSGLRQLRCDALAAMGWRPGGTKRLRQTLPALVE is encoded by the coding sequence ATGCGCATCGTCCTGACCGGCGCCAGCGGCATCGCCGGCAGCTTCATCGCCCGGGCCTGCCGCGCCGCCGGGCATGATCTGACGCTGCTGGGCGTCGGCGATGGCTGGCGGCTGGGACAGCCTGCGGATCTGCGCGGCCATGACGCCCTGATCCATTGCGCCTTCGCCCATGTGCCCGGCCGCTATCGCGGCGGCGAGGGCTGCGACCCGCAAGGCTTCCGCCGCGCCAATCTGGACGGCTCGATCCGGCTGTTTTCTCAGGCCGCCGATGCCGGCTTGTCGCGGATCCTGTTCCTGTCCTCGCGCGCCGTCCATGACGGCCACCCCGCAGGGATGATTCTGCCTGACGACCTGCCCCCGGCGCCCGCCAATCTGTATGGCGAGGTCAAGGCACTGGCCGAGGCGCATCTGGCCCAAAGCCCCCTGACCACCACCGCCATCCGCGCCACCGGTCTCTATGGTCCCGGCAAGGCCAATAAATGGCGCGACCTTTTCGCCGCCCATCTGGCGGGTCGTCAGGCCCCGTCGCGCATCGCCACGGAACTGCATGTCGATGACCTTGCCGCCGCGATCCTTCTGCTGCTGACCCACCCCGCGCCGCCCCGCACGGTCAATGCCAGCGACCTCCTGCTGGATCACCGCGACCTGCTGGCAATGGTGTCGGAGCTGACGGGTTGTCGCACTCCGCTGCCCGCCCCAGCCGACTCCTCCGGCCTACGTCAGCTTCGCTGTGATGCGCTGGCGGCCATGGGATGGCGGCCCGGCGGAACAAAGCGCCTGCGCCAAACCCTGCCCGCCCTTGTTGAGTAA
- the tnpC gene encoding IS66 family transposase: MSAVPQILPDDPALLKALIAALQAENAKISATLRAHDQLIQSLRLRIARLKKQVFGQSSEKIEREIEQLELALEDLLIATAESETSVPADGQGDDTLETSATDGVSDRPSRRRPRVSDSTPRERQELDPGRCCPDCGGDLRLVGEDVSEMLDLIAAQLKVVQIARLKKSCRRCERMVQVPAPSRPIPGSVAGAGLLAHILVSKFDDHLPLYRQHEIFARMGADIPDSTLVDWCGRAMKVLAPLIERIEADVMTSDLLHADDTPIRVLDRVGRDKGLGKGVKKGRIWAYIRDQRPWSGASPPGAVYAFAPDWKEEHVHRHLANTRGILQADGYKGYAKLYAPQPDGAHRLQEAACWAHLRRDFHDEWDKTRSAIAREALDRIGALYDIEREITGHPAAIRLAARQKHSAPKVEAFFAWSESQLSRIPGKGDLAKAFRYGLSRQDAFSLFLSDGRVGIDNNPAERALRPIGVGRRNWLFAGADTGAETLARAMTIVETAKMNGLDPQAYLADILARIHDHKINRLDDLLPWNWSPLPSAQHEAA; encoded by the coding sequence ATGTCGGCTGTGCCCCAGATCCTTCCTGATGATCCTGCGCTTCTGAAGGCGCTGATCGCGGCATTGCAGGCGGAAAACGCGAAGATCTCGGCCACCTTGCGCGCCCATGACCAGTTGATCCAGTCCCTGCGGCTGCGCATCGCGAGGCTGAAGAAGCAGGTGTTCGGCCAGTCCTCGGAAAAGATCGAGCGCGAGATCGAGCAGCTTGAGCTGGCGCTGGAGGATCTGCTGATCGCGACGGCCGAAAGCGAGACTTCGGTCCCGGCTGACGGTCAGGGCGATGATACGCTGGAAACGTCAGCGACCGATGGCGTCTCTGACCGCCCCTCCCGCCGCCGCCCTCGGGTCTCGGACAGCACGCCGCGCGAGCGGCAGGAACTGGACCCCGGCAGGTGCTGCCCCGATTGCGGTGGCGATCTGCGTCTGGTGGGCGAGGATGTCAGCGAGATGCTGGATCTGATCGCGGCACAGTTGAAGGTCGTGCAGATCGCCCGGCTCAAGAAATCCTGCCGCCGCTGCGAACGCATGGTGCAAGTTCCGGCCCCCAGCCGCCCGATCCCCGGCAGCGTGGCAGGCGCGGGCCTGCTGGCGCATATCCTCGTCTCCAAGTTCGACGACCATCTTCCCTTGTATCGCCAGCACGAGATCTTCGCCCGGATGGGAGCGGATATCCCCGACAGCACACTGGTCGACTGGTGCGGTCGCGCCATGAAGGTGCTGGCCCCGTTGATCGAACGGATCGAGGCGGACGTGATGACCAGCGACCTGCTGCATGCCGACGATACACCGATCCGGGTGCTGGATCGTGTGGGCCGGGACAAGGGGCTGGGCAAGGGCGTGAAGAAGGGCCGGATCTGGGCCTATATCCGTGACCAGCGGCCTTGGTCGGGTGCCTCGCCCCCCGGTGCTGTCTATGCGTTTGCGCCGGATTGGAAGGAAGAACACGTCCATCGCCATCTGGCCAACACCCGCGGCATCCTGCAGGCCGATGGCTACAAGGGATATGCAAAGCTCTATGCTCCACAGCCGGATGGGGCGCACCGCCTGCAAGAGGCAGCGTGTTGGGCCCACCTGCGGCGCGACTTCCATGACGAATGGGACAAGACCAGATCCGCGATCGCCCGCGAAGCGCTCGACCGTATCGGCGCGCTCTACGACATCGAGCGGGAGATCACCGGTCATCCCGCCGCGATCCGTCTTGCCGCGCGCCAGAAGCACAGCGCCCCGAAGGTCGAGGCCTTCTTCGCCTGGTCAGAGAGCCAACTCTCGCGGATCCCCGGCAAGGGGGATCTGGCCAAAGCCTTCCGTTATGGGCTGAGCCGTCAGGACGCCTTCAGCCTGTTCTTGTCCGATGGGCGCGTGGGCATCGATAACAATCCGGCCGAGCGCGCCCTGCGCCCGATCGGCGTTGGCCGCCGTAACTGGCTCTTCGCGGGGGCCGATACCGGAGCCGAAACGTTGGCCCGGGCCATGACCATCGTTGAGACCGCCAAAATGAATGGCCTGGACCCGCAGGCCTATCTGGCCGACATTCTGGCCCGTATCCATGATCACAAGATCAACCGGCTCGACGATCTGCTGCCCTGGAACTGGTCGCCGCTGCCCTCCGCCCAGCACGAGGCCGCCTGA
- the tnpB gene encoding IS66 family insertion sequence element accessory protein TnpB (TnpB, as the term is used for proteins encoded by IS66 family insertion elements, is considered an accessory protein, since TnpC, encoded by a neighboring gene, is a DDE family transposase.), with the protein MIGPGTGVRVYLACGVTDMRKGIEGLAALAQDHLRQKPTGGAVFAFRGRRGDRLKLLYWDGQGFCLYYKVLEKGRFPWPAHGDGAARLTSAQLAMLWEGIDWRRPVRGAPPARVG; encoded by the coding sequence ATGATCGGACCCGGCACAGGCGTCCGGGTCTATCTGGCTTGTGGCGTGACGGACATGAGGAAAGGCATCGAGGGGTTGGCCGCTCTCGCACAGGATCACCTGCGCCAGAAGCCGACCGGCGGTGCGGTCTTTGCATTCCGTGGGCGTCGCGGCGACAGGTTGAAGCTTTTGTATTGGGATGGGCAAGGCTTCTGCCTCTATTACAAGGTGCTGGAAAAGGGACGCTTCCCCTGGCCCGCGCACGGTGACGGCGCCGCGCGTCTGACCTCTGCGCAGTTGGCGATGCTCTGGGAAGGGATCGACTGGCGCAGACCGGTCCGGGGTGCGCCACCGGCTCGCGTCGGCTGA
- a CDS encoding transposase, producing the protein MGHVEVLGRERRRRWSDAEKISVLERVGVNGRTVTDVAREADLTRQHIYQWRQEMRRKGLWPVSGSALFVPVDEDAAGRSQPLAPGSVPMIEILLRNGRHVRCAETIDDRSLARLIRVPEAV; encoded by the coding sequence GTGGGTCATGTTGAGGTTCTGGGACGGGAGCGTCGCCGTAGATGGTCGGATGCCGAGAAGATTTCGGTCCTGGAGCGCGTGGGTGTCAACGGCAGGACGGTGACGGATGTTGCGCGCGAGGCCGACCTGACGCGGCAACACATCTATCAGTGGCGCCAGGAGATGCGGCGCAAGGGGCTTTGGCCTGTCTCGGGTTCGGCGCTGTTTGTGCCGGTTGACGAAGATGCCGCTGGCCGCAGCCAGCCCCTGGCACCCGGGTCGGTGCCGATGATCGAGATATTGCTGCGCAACGGTCGGCATGTTCGTTGCGCCGAGACGATCGATGACCGATCTCTTGCGCGGCTGATCCGTGTGCCGGAGGCCGTATGA